CACCGTTGATCTTGGCGGGGATGCTCGCGATTGGATGGCCAATAAGGGCTATGATCCGGTTTATGGTGCAAGGCCATTGAAACGGGTGATCCAGAAATACTTGCAGGATCCGTTGGCCGAGCAGATCCTGTCGGGCGAAGTGCTTGACGGTAGCGAGGTGAAAATCACCGCCGGTTCGGACCGCTTGCTGATCAAGCCGGTCAAGCCGATGGATCAGGTCGCAGCCTGATGACGATCAGGCAGCCCCTTTCTTCATAACGCTTTGATGGCGGCCTTTTGGCCGCCATTTCCATATCATCGTTATTGGGTTTTCAATTGTTGGCAGCAAGCTGCCGATTTTTCTCGGCACTGCTCAGCAGATCGTCAATGCGCTGCCGCTCCTGCTCGAATTTTGCCAACGTACCGCCGTTCAGCGACTTGCCGTCCGGCAAGCGGACCTTCATCGGATCGACCTTGGTGCCGTTGACGATGATTTCGTAATGCAGGTGCGGGCCGGTGGACTCACCGGTCGTCCCCACCCAGCCGATCACCTGACCCTGGCGGATCTTTGCCCCGGCAACGACACCTTTGGCGATGGCGCTTTGGTGGTTATAGGAGCTTTCATAGCCGTTCGGATGGCGAATGATTGTCTGGTTGCCATAACCGCCGGAATCCCACCCGGCTTTTTCAACCGTTCCGCTGCCGGCAGCGATGATCGGCGAACCGGATGGGGCACCCCAATCGACGCCGGTATGCATGCGCGAATAACCAAGGATCGGATGTCGGCGCATGCCGAAGCCCGAGCGGAACACACCATTCGGAACCGGATTGCGAATCAGGAACTGGCGATTGGTCTTACCGTTTTCGTCAAAATAATCGACGGAATTGTCGGATGGGTCCTGAAAACGGTAGAGCGATGTTGTCGTGTCGCCAAAACGCGCCCGTAGGAAAAGCAGTTCTGAATCCGCCGCGGCCTTGCCGCTTTCATCCGCAGCGGAATAGAAAACCTCCAACCCGTCAGTCGGCCTTAGCGGCGCCTGCAAATCCACGCTGCTGGCCAGCAGCCGGACCATTTGCCCTGTCAGTTCCTTGCTGAGCCCGTAGGAAAGGGAAGCCCGGTAAATTCCATCATAAATACTGGGTAAGTCACGGCTTGCCATCACCGGAGGGCTATTCTCATCAAAGGCCGTTGCAATGGCATCCAGCATAGGCGGCTCAGACCCTTCAACGAGATGGCTCTGATCATCAACCGCCATTGTGACCAGATGCTTGCCGCCACGATAGGCGCTGAACCGGACCACACGGGCCTGTTCCCCGCGCTGAATAATGCCGAGGCGCAGAACATCCCCGGATTGCAGCGAGGGGCTTCCCAATTTTTCACTAAGGCTGTCGGAAATCGCCCTGGCTTTGGCTTCGGGGTAGCCCGCACCGGTCAAGGCGGCAATGATGGTCTGCTCGCGGCGAACCGGAATAATATCGTCGGCATATTCGTTGGTATCCGGCGTGACAGGGTCCGGGGTAGATACGCTTAGATTTTGCTCAACGACGCGGGCCGAAAGGCCTGGGTTTATGTCGAGATCGGCATCCGGATCGGCAAACCGCTCTGGGTCTATATAATAGAGGCCGGAAACCTGTTGCGTTCCTTCCGTCAATACGGAGCCATTGGATCGCACATTCTCTTCTACCTCATCCGAAGTCATGCCCGGCGCTGCCTTGAAAGGCGTGCCGTTTACAGGAAAGGCAACCGTCTTCAGGCTGATCTCGGAATCGACGTTTGAGCCGTAGATCGTACCGGTGCGCGGGGTTACCGTCTGTTCGTCACCGGCAAAAATACTCAAGGGATCAAAAGGCGGGTAGTTTTCCTGAGTGGAAAGACTGGTCGACACCAGCATTTTCAAATGAGTGAATGGCTGGCGGCGTACCACATCCTTGTCTCCGCTGCGGATCACGGTTGACACATCCAGTACGGACCGGCTCGCCGTCTTGGCCGAGATGACAGTATTGATCAAACGTCCACCGCGGCGCACGCCATCGGCACTATCATTGTGTTGCTTGAGATCAGCGAGCGCAAAGGCCTCAGCCGGTATCGCTAATTGCTGGCGGCCATCCAGTGCTGCAAAAAGTGCCACGCCCATCAGGACTGACGAGGTGATACCGGTGAGAAATGTGCCTGTCAGCCAGCGTAGCGAAATTTCCCGACGATCAGGCGCACGCCTTCCATCCGCGAGGATCGGAGGTTCCATGCCAAGGGATCGCAACAGGTTCTTATCCAAGCTCATTTCTGCCTGTTACCACCATATATCCCGACACTCCTGATATTTTGTCTGCTGTCGAGCAGATCGCATCAGTCTGGCGCTTCGAGGCTATGCCTTTGGGCGCCGTTGTATACCATCTGCCCGCTTGGCGCTTAGCTGTCAAACCCTGCGGTAATCCACGCGTTGCCTATATTAAAGACTATAAGGCTTATTCCACGGCTGTCTTTCAGTAGTGGAGGCAATAGCGCGATTTTCGAAGTTCCGCCGTTTATTGGTCAAAACATCGGATTGTGTAAATCTAAGGGCGCTGAGGGGAAAATGCGCCATTTATGTATCCAAATGAGGAATAGGCGCGGAATGTAGACCATTCCACACCCTATATCTGGTTTGACATGGCGGAACTCCAATAAGCCTGAAAGCACACCACATGACGCGAACATCATTTTTGTTTATTTTTTCAGCGACTTGCACGTTTTTTGACGCAACCCGTAAAAACCGGTTTGACATATTGTTTATGTGGGCTTAGAACCCGGCTCCAGAA
The nucleotide sequence above comes from Agrobacterium vitis. Encoded proteins:
- a CDS encoding M23 family metallopeptidase; amino-acid sequence: MSLDKNLLRSLGMEPPILADGRRAPDRREISLRWLTGTFLTGITSSVLMGVALFAALDGRQQLAIPAEAFALADLKQHNDSADGVRRGGRLINTVISAKTASRSVLDVSTVIRSGDKDVVRRQPFTHLKMLVSTSLSTQENYPPFDPLSIFAGDEQTVTPRTGTIYGSNVDSEISLKTVAFPVNGTPFKAAPGMTSDEVEENVRSNGSVLTEGTQQVSGLYYIDPERFADPDADLDINPGLSARVVEQNLSVSTPDPVTPDTNEYADDIIPVRREQTIIAALTGAGYPEAKARAISDSLSEKLGSPSLQSGDVLRLGIIQRGEQARVVRFSAYRGGKHLVTMAVDDQSHLVEGSEPPMLDAIATAFDENSPPVMASRDLPSIYDGIYRASLSYGLSKELTGQMVRLLASSVDLQAPLRPTDGLEVFYSAADESGKAAADSELLFLRARFGDTTTSLYRFQDPSDNSVDYFDENGKTNRQFLIRNPVPNGVFRSGFGMRRHPILGYSRMHTGVDWGAPSGSPIIAAGSGTVEKAGWDSGGYGNQTIIRHPNGYESSYNHQSAIAKGVVAGAKIRQGQVIGWVGTTGESTGPHLHYEIIVNGTKVDPMKVRLPDGKSLNGGTLAKFEQERQRIDDLLSSAEKNRQLAANN